A DNA window from Euwallacea fornicatus isolate EFF26 chromosome 17, ASM4011564v1, whole genome shotgun sequence contains the following coding sequences:
- the LOC136344746 gene encoding pancreatic lipase-related protein 2-like isoform X2 encodes MSVTVPATVISLSLVAIGLFLAFPTVFRGETLTEDFNVSRDIVDPNGPAVQFVLFTSYNLPIMLEPNNNSTLNSSGFDFGNPTKIITHGFMSSIKNDVFKVIQTAYLETGLYNVIGMDWSKLCQTEYASAMRGAKTAGQQLGDFIHWLTFNGVNIADVHLIGHSLGAHVAGIGADSVKGGRVGRITGLDPAGPGYRDIKEELKLDPQDAQLVDVVHTFMRVIGTARPSGHVDFYPNGGKYQPGCPDITNLAESILCNHGRSYYLFAESIRKPQSFPSTRCSTLDEALASRCLEESQVFMGVRETYK; translated from the exons ATGAGCGTGACTGTGCCTGCAACCGTCATAAGTTTGTCTTTGGTGGCTATAGGACTGTTTCTCGCCTTTCCGA CTGTATTTCGAGGCGAAACACTAACTGAGGACTTTAACGTAAGCCGAGACATTGTTGACCCAAATGGCCCTGCAGTTCAATTTGTTCTCTTCACAAG CTACAACTTGCCGATTATGTTGGAACCCAACAACAACTCGACTCTGAACTCTTCCGGATTCGACTTTGGAAACCCCACTAAGATAATAACTCATGGCTTTATGAGCAGCATCAAGAACGACGTGTTTAAAGTAATCCAAACTG CATACTTAGAAACTGGACTGTATAACGTCATAGGAATGGACTGGTCGAAGCTGTGTCAAACAGAGTACGCATCTGCCATGAGGGGGGCGAAAACTGCTGGACAGCAACTCGGGGATTTTATCCACTGGTTAACTTTCAATGGAGTGAACATCGCGGATGTCCATTTAATCGGACATAGTTTGGGGGCTCATGTGGCGGGAATTGGGGCTGACAGTGTAAAGGGGGGGAGAGTTGGGAGAATCACAG GATTGGATCCTGCCGGTCCTGGCTATAGGGACATAAAAGAAGAATTAAAGCTGGACCCTCAAGACGCGCAACTAGTAGACGTCGTCCATACTTTCATGAGAGTGATCGGTACCGCCCGACCTTCCGGACACGTAGATTTTTATCCTAACGGTGGGAAGTACCAACCGGGATGTCCAGACATCACTAATT TGGCAGAAAGTATATTGTGTAACCATGGGAGGTCATACTATTTATTTGCGGAATCCATTAGAAAGCCCCAGTCGTTTCCGAGTACCCGTTGCAGCACCTTGGATGAGGCGCTGGCTAGTAGATGTTTGGAGGAAAGTCAGGTTTTTATGGGAGTCAGGGAGACTTACAAGT
- the LOC136344745 gene encoding multidrug resistance protein homolog 49-like, with protein sequence MDKAQTLEKKSDSKVVKPSENTQDVPYYKLYNYSTCLDKFLICVGLLGSTICGIFQPYLMILFGDVSGVILAYSTAMTQNLSIEEQNVEVEKLYTGTRYFALMTGISSVIVICSTYIAGVALTQSSLRQTFKMRKLFLEKTINQDISWYDQNQTGDFATVLTDNIPKVEDGMGEKVGMVVFLSTTFISGIIMAMLKGWKLALVCLASLPLQTLIMGLIAWCSAKYCKQEMAAYGSAGAVAEEVLSAIRTVVAFGGQDKEARRYDKFVRDAKNNNIKRCLFNAINQGCIWFLTYGCFALAFWYGVGLIIDERHLPESERVYTPGNMMGVFFATLIATWNFGTIGPYLEVFGMARGAAFKLFQVLESEPKIHNCNDEGTRPDFMSNIALKEVKFRYPARPDVLVLKSISFEIKFGETVALVGHSGSGKSTIVQLLQRFYDPSSGMITIDGVNLKDVDLSYLRKNVGVVSQEPSLFATTIAENIRYGKLNASMDEIVIAAKKANAHRFICNLPYGYQTVIGERGSQLSGGQKQRVAIARALIKTPNLLILDEATSALDTASEVEVQQALDAISGECTKIVIAHRLSTIRNADRIIVFEKGEIVEQGSHVSLMESKGVYYNMITSQGFTELGKDSASPKKEIKNRKSLTFSDRSHVSNETEEEDPTEEKDLKVEGNSATILQIIKTNSPEWLPMLTAAVASLMNGTSLPLYGLIFGDILGALSNTNNEELREDANNYCLYFLYLGIASGIAMFFQIYGFGYAGEKLTCRLRNMLFSSILRQEIGWFDRKENGVGALCAQLSGSAASVQGAGGSRIGLVLNSVSTFLLAVCLGLYFEWRLTLIAGVFFPLVFFSISYERQSVQKEVQFTQKLMEKSSKIAVEAIDNIRTVKALGCESVFCDYFEKELVQCRIAGFKRSHFKAAVIGMARSLQALAYAPGMTYGAYLLVQKQVDAATVFKVLEVVLSSSWSIGNALSFSSNMQKGITAAAKMFALFKREPKIQNPANQIVPSTSHSDVDYSHIYFSYPTRPDIQILNGLNLSIMTGKTVALVGGSGCGKSTLIQLLIRFYDPESGEVTVGGDDIRELSLNCLRSQLGIVSQEPNLFDLTIAENISYGINDREVEMKEVEEAAKAANIHNFVVSLPLGYETRLGTKGKQLSGGQKQRVAIARALMRNPKILLLDEATSALDNESEKVVQEALDNARKGRTCITIAHRLTTIQDADLICVVKDGKIAEMGAHNELLELKGHYYEYYKLQSGQS encoded by the exons ATGGATAAGGCACAGACGTTAGAAAAGAAAAGTGATTCGAAAGTGGTTAA GCCCAGTGAGAACACCCAGGACGTCCCATATTACAAACTG TACAATTACTCTACATGCCTGGACAAATTCCTGATATGCGTGGGACTTCTCGGATCCACAATATGCGGCATATTCCAACCCTATTTAATGATCCTCTTCGGAGATGTTTCCGGGGTGATTCTGGCATATTCCACCGCAATGACTCAGAATCTCAGTATCGAAGAACAAAACGTTGAGGTCGAAAAGCTGTACACAGGGACCCGGTACTTTGCCCTTATGACCGGAATTAGCTCTGTGATCGTGATTTGTAGTACTTATATCGCAGGGGTAGCACTTACTCAGAGCTCATTGAGACAG ACTTTCAAAATGAGGAAACTCTTCTTGGAGAAAACCATCAACCAGGATATCTCATGGTACGATCAGAACCAAACGGGTGACTTCGCTACTGTTTTAACTGA CAACATCCCTAAAGTAGAAGATGGCATGGGCGAAAAAGTAGGGATGGTGGTCTTCTTGAGCACCACCTTCATTTCGGGCATAATAATGGCAATGCTTAAGGGCTGGAAACTAGCCCTAGTGTGTCTAGCTTCTCTGCCTTTACAAACACTCATCATGGGGTTAATTGCATGG TGCTCAGCTAAATACTGCAAGCAAGAGATGGCAGCTTACGGCAGTGCTGGAGCTGTAGCTGAGGAAGTGCTGAGTGCTATTAGAACAGTCGTGGCATTTGGTGGACAAGACAAAGAAGCCAGGAGATATGACAAGTTTGTTAGAGATG CCAAAAACAACAACATCAAACGTTGCCTCTTCAACGCCATCAACCAGGGGTGCATATGGTTCCTCACTTATGGATGCTTCGCCCTCGCCTTCTGGTATGGTGTGGGACTCATCATTGACGAGCGACATTTACCCGAATCAGAGAGGGTGTATACTCCTGGAAACATGATGGGG GTCTTTTTTGCAACTTTAATTGCAACCTGGAATTTTGGAACCATCGGACCCTACCTGGAGGTATTCGGCATGGCCAGAGGCGCCGCTTTCAAACTTTTCCAGGTTTTAGAAAGCGAACCTAAAATACATAATTGCAATGATGAAGGAACGAGACCAGATTTTATGTCAAATATTGCATTGAAAGAAGTGAAATTCCGGTATCCGGCCAGGCCTGACGTCTTG GTTTTGAAGAGCAtcagttttgaaataaagttCGGAGAGACCGTAGCCCTTGTGGGGCATTCAGGATCTGGAAAATCTACAATAGTGCAGCTGCTGCAGCGGTTTTACGATCCCAGTTCGGGGATG attACCATAGATGGGGTAAATTTGAAGGATGTAGATCTGAGCTATTTACGTAAAAACGTAGGGGTGGTAAGCCAAGAACCATCCCTATTTGCTACCACTATAGCAGAAAATATCCGTTATGGCAAGCTTAACGCAAGCATGGATGAGATTG TTATCGCTGCGAAGAAAGCCAACGCTCATAGATTCATATGTAATTTGCCCTATGGCTATCAAACTGTAATTGGAGAGCGAGGCTCCCAGCTTTCAGGGGGACAGAAGCAAAGAGTGGCTATTGCAAGAGCTCTCATTAAAACCCCTAATTTGCTTATACTAGACGAGGCTACTTCAGCGTTGGATACTGCCAGTGAAGTGGAAGTTCAACAGGCTTTGGATGCT ATCAGCGGCGAATGCACTAAAATCGTCATCGCTCACAGATTATCGACAATCAGAAATGCCGATAGAATCATAGTTTTTGAAAAGGGAGAAATAGTGGAACAGGGCTCTCATGTGAGCCTCATGGAGAGCAAAGGAGTTTATTACAACATGATCACTTCTCAAGGCTTCACAGAGTTAGGCAAAGACA gTGCGTCTCCcaagaaagaaattaaaaacaggAAATCTCTCACTTTCTCTGACCGTTCTCATGTCTCCAATGAAACTGAAGAAGAGGACCCGACTGAG GAGAAGGACCTGAAAGTTGAAGGAAATTCTGCAACAATACTTCAGATTATCAAAACGAACAGTCCCGAATGGTTGCCGATGCTTACAGCAGCTGTGGCGTCTTTAATGAATGGCACCTCTCTGCCCCTGTATGGTTTGATTTTCGGTGATATCCTCGGA GCACTTTCCAACACAAATAATGAAGAATTAAGGGAGGATGCCAACAACTATTGTCTGTATTTTCTGTATTTGGGAATTGCTTCTGGAATTGCCATGTTCTTTCAG ATTTACGGCTTTGGCTATGCAGGAGAAAAACTTACCTGTCGCCTTAGAAATATGCTTTTTTCATCTATCCTGAGACAAGAAATTGGATGGTTCGATAGGAAGGAAAATGGAGTAGGAGCGTTGTGTGCTCAACTCTCTGGATCTGCTGCAAGTGTACAAGGG GCTGGAGGTTCCCGAATTGGGCTGGTACTCAATTCCGTATCCACTTTCCTGCTGGCTGTATGCCTCGGGTTGTACTTCGAATGGAGACTCACCCTAATAGCTGGAGTCTTCTTCCCTTTGGTGTTCTTCTCTATTTCTTACGAGAGACAGAGTGTGCAGAAGGAAGTTCAGTTCACTCAAAAACTAATGGAAAAGTCTTCCaag ATAGCAGTGGAAGCTATTGACAACATCAGGACAGTGAAAGCTCTTGGATGCGAAAGCGTCTTCTGCGATTATTTCGAAAAGGAGTTGGTTCAGTGCAGGATTGCAGGGTTCAAGAGATCTCATTTCAAAGCCGCAGTCATAG GCATGGCCAGAAGTTTACAAGCCTTAGCGTATGCCCCGGGAATGACTTATGGAGCCTATTTGTTGGTTCAGAAGCAAGTTGATGCAGCCACAGTTTTCAA AGTCCTTGAAGTTGTCCTATCAAGTTCCTGGTCCATAGGCAATGCCCTTTCCTTCTCATCAAACATGCAAAAGGGCATAACTGCAGCTGCAAAGATGTTCGCTTTGTTCAAACGTGAACCAAAAATCCAAAATCCAGCAAATCAAATCGTTCCATCTACG agTCACTCTGATGTTGACTACTCACATATCTATTTCTCATACCCTACAAGGCCAGACATTCAAATCCTAAACGGTCTAAATTTGTCAATTATGACTGGAAAAACTGTGGCTTTAGTCGGTGGAAGTGGATGTGGAAAATCCACCCTTATTCAATTATTGATAAGGTTTTACGATCCTGAAAGTGGAGAAGTTACTGTGGGAGGAGACGATATTCGAGAGTTGAGCTTAAATTGCCTTAG ATCTCAGCTAGGTATTGTCAGTCAAGAACCCAATTTGTTTGACCTGACCATAGCAGAAAACATCAGCTATGGAATTAATGACAGGGAAGTTGAAATGAAAGAAGTGGAGGAAGCTGCCAAGGCTGCTAATATTCATAACTTCGTGGTCAGCCTGCCTTTG GGCTACGAAACTCGGTTGGGCACCAAAGGCAAGCAACTATCGGGAGGGCAAAAACAACGAGTTGCCATTGCGAGAGCTTTAATGAGAAACCCCAAGATTCTTCTTCTCGATGAAGCTACGTCTGCTTTGGACAATGAGAGCGAGAAA GTGGTTCAAGAGGCCTTGGATAACGCTCGAAAAGGAAGGACTTGCATTACAATCGCTCATAGACTGACGACAATACAAGACGCCGATTTGATTTGCGTGGTCAAAGATGGTAAAATTGCTGAAATGGGTGCCCACAACGAGCTATTGGAGTTGAAGGGTCACTACTACGAGTATTACAAGCTGCAATCTGGCCAAAGTTAA
- the Mdr50 gene encoding ATP-dependent translocase ABCB1, whose amino-acid sequence MSKTQVDLAATNEEKKHSAIDAKFKSLDDSSDTVENIEPSSFLGLYRYATSSEKYFLVFGVLTALASGAIQPLNNLLFGELTENIIKFARACNGSMPALCDAAYDDITDAIIHFTIWNTAIGIGIFITAYLSAEIFSYIAIKQVFRVRSKYLRKLLDKDIPWFDVRKSGDFASRMADDLLKFEEGIGEKVSLFVTLQGTFFAALILAFVKGWQLSLICLISLPVSMIAIGIIAFLTTKFSQKELDAYGEAGSIAEEVITFIRTVVAFGGQKIEKERYEKGLQFARNNNIKRHFFEGCGFGMLWLCIFSSYGLAFWYGVKLMLEGDPVYTPGNMITVFFSVMAGSMSFGVASPFIEAFSTGKAAGGKIFHIINTDPTINLSKNKGEKLSEVKGNISFRGVKFHYPSRKDVPILQDLTLNIKAGETVALVGSSGCGKSTVLQLVQRFYDPTEGQVFFDDHDVKDLDLTWYRQAIGVVSQEPILFGTTLYENIKYGNKEAKEEDIIQAAKMANAHVFIKGLPNGYHTLVGERGAQLSGGQKQRIAIARALVRNPAVLLLDEATSALDTNSEAKVQAALDKASQNRTTIIVAHRLTTIRGANKIIVIADGKVVEEGTHDELMKLGKEYYTLVTTQVQGSMELEVLNPDVNEKKGLENDDDDEDLAPTKIEEDELESDSYIKKASLWSIVKLNSPEWFLLILGSVGAAVMGTSMPVFAILFGDILQVLQSEDVDYVRTETNKYCLYFTLAGVLAMTATFFQMYMFGRAGQKLTYRIRSKMFEALLNQEMAYFDRRDNGVGSLCAKLSNEAASVQGATGHRIGAILSSLSTAALSVFLAVYYEWKLGLVAMAFFPFIIVATFFQRRQMSQESDEYRKSLQKSTKIAVEAVGSIRTVASLGAEETFYNLYISELTPHIKTSLRNTHGRALVLALSRAIMLFAFSACMFYGVHLMKTENVPYGDVLKVAQALIMGTVSIANSLAFTPNLEKGLIAAKTVMNMINRIPEVRNNPNATQKEEANGNLEYSKVHFAYPTRDYLPVLKGLDLSVMQGKTVALVGPSGCGKSTIIQLLERFYDPSSGIVSLDNEDIKLLTLSSLRSHLGIVSQEPNLFSKTIKENIAYGNNLRTISEAEIIEAAKSANIHNFITSLPQGYETKLGDKGTQLSGGQKQRIAIARALIRNPKVLLLDEATSALDAESEKMVQEALDNAKQGRTCLTIAHRLTTIQDADVICVVNEGVIAEQGTHAQLIEKRGLYYRLHTLQH is encoded by the exons ATGTCAAAAACGCAGGTGGATCTAGCTGCCACCAATGAAGAGAAGAAACATTCGGCTATAGACGC GAAATTCAAATCACTTGATGATTCCTCAGACACAGTTGAAAATATCGAACCTTCTTCCTTTCTAGGATTG TATAGATATGCCACAAGTTCTGAAAAATACTTCCTCGTCTTTGGTGTCTTAACCGCCTTAGCTTCAGGAGCAATTCAACCCTTAAACAATCTCCTTTTCGGTGAATTAACcgaaaatattatcaaatttgcCAGAGCATGCAATGGTTCAATGCCTGCTCTGTGCGATGCAGCATACGACGATATTACAGATGCCATAATTCACTTTACCATATGGAACACTGCGATCGGTATTGGTATCTTCATAACTGCCTATCTTTCAGCTGAGATTTTCAGTTACATTGCAATAAAGCAG GTTTTCAGAGTGAGATCTAAATATCTGCGGAAATTGCTGGATAAGGACATACCATGGTTTGATGTCCGTAAGTCTGGAGATTTTGCCAGCAGAATGGCTGA TGATTTACTAAAGTTTGAAGAAGGAATCGGGGAGAAAGTTTCCTTATTTGTGACCTTACAAGGCACTTTCTTTGCTGCTTTAATCCTGGCCTTCGTGAAGGGATGGCAGTTGAGTCTCATTTGCCTCATATCCCTTCCAGTCTCCATGATAGCCATTGGAATCATTGCATTC TTAACAACAAAATTCTCTCAAAAGGAATTAGATGCCTATGGAGAAGCTGGGTCAATTGCAGAGGAAGTAATTACTTTCATACGTACAGTGGTAGCTTTCGGTGGCCAGAAAATTGAGAAGGAGAG ATACGAGAAAGGGCTTCAATTTGCCAGAAACAACAATATCAAAAGACACTTTTTCGAAGGCTGCGGTTTTGGGATGCTGTGGTTGTGCATATTCTCCAGTTACGGTCTGGCTTTCTGGTATGGTGTCAAGCTGATGTTGGAGGGCGATCCGGTTTACACCCCCGGCAACATGATTACT GTGTTCTTCAGTGTGATGGCTGGAAGCATGAGCTTCGGAGTGGCGTCCCCCTTCATAGAAGCTTTCTCTACAGGCAAAGCCGCTGGCGGCAAGATCTTTCACATAATCAACACCGATCCTACAATTAATTTGTCCAAAAACAAAGGAGAGAAGCTCAGTGAGGTTAAGGGCAATATCTCGTTCAGAGGGGTGAAGTTTCATTATCCTTCCAGGAAGGATGTCCCG ATTTTGCAAGATCTCACTTTAAACATTAAAGCTGGAGAGACTGTGGCTCTAGTTGGCAGCTCTGGATGTGGAAAATCGACAGTTTTGCAGCTGGTCCAGCGCTTCTATGATCCAACAGAAGGACAG GTTTTCTTTGATGATCATGATGTCAAAGATTTGGACCTCACATGGTATCGTCAGGCAATCGGAGTGGTGAGTCAGGAACCCATTCTCTTTGGTACCACTCTCTATGAGAATATTAA GTATGGCAATAAGGAGGCTAAAGAGGAAGACATTATCCAAGCAGCCAAGATGGCGAACGCCCACGTATTCATCAAAGGGCTGCCCAATGGTTATCATACTTTAGTAGGAGAAAGGG GGGCACAACTATCTGGAGGTCAAAAGCAGAGAATTGCCATAGCCAGAGCTCTTGTACGCAATCCGGCGGTTCTGTTGCTGGATGAAGCGACTTCAGCTTTGGACACCAACAGTGAGGCAAAAGTTCAGGCTGCTTTGGATAAA GCCAGCCAAAACAGGACCACCATAATCGTAGCTCACAGGCTCACCACCATTAGAGGAGCAAACAAAATCATTGTAATCGCTGATGGGAAAGTTGTCGAAGAGGGGACACATGATGAGCTTATGAAGTTGGGAAAGGAGTATTACACTCTGG TTACGACTCAAGTGCAAGGCAGCATGGAGCTGGAAGTGCTCAATCCGGATGTAAATGAGAAAAAGGGATTGGAAAATGACGATGATGATGAAGACCTGGCCCCAACGAAA ATTGAAGAAGACGAATTGGAATCGGACAGCTATATCAAAAAAGCATCATTATGGTCCATCGTGAAACTGAATTCACCCGAATGGTTCCTTTTAATTCTCGGAAGCGTTGGGGCTGCCGTCATGGGCACGTCCATGCCGGTCTTTGCCATTTTGTTCGGAGATATCTTACAA GTCCTCCAAAGTGAAGACGTGGACTACGTTAGAACGGAAACAAACAAATACTGCCTTTACTTTACTCTCGCTGGGGTTTTAGCCATGACTGCAACATTCTTTCAG ATGTATATGTTCGGAAGAGCCGGCCAAAAACTGACCTACAGAATTAGAAGTAAAATGTTTGAAGCATTACTGAATCAAGAGATGGCATATTTTGATAGAAGGGACAATGGGGTGGGTTCGCTCTGTGCCAAGTTGTCCAATGAAGCTGCCTCAGTGCAGGGG GCAACAGGGCATCGAATTGGCGCTATACTGAGTTCCTTGTCCACTGCTGCGTTGTCGGTTTTCCTAGCCGTGTACTATGAATGGAAGCTGGGTTTGGTTGCCATGGCATTCTTCCCATTCATAATCGTTGCTACTTTTTTCCAAAGAAGGCAGATGTCTCAGGAATCCGATGAATATCGTAAATCACTGCAAAAATCCACTAAG ATTGCTGTGGAGGCTGTTGGAAGCATTAGGACTGTGGCTTCTTTAGGCGCTGAAGAAACCTTCTACAACCTGTACATCAGCGAGCTAACACCTCACATTAAAACTTCCTTGAGAAATACTCACGGAAGAGCCTTGGTGCTAG CATTATCCAGGGCAATAATGCTGTTTGCATTCTCTGCGTGTATGTTTTATGGAGTGCATCTAATGAAGACGGAAAATGTTCCTTATGGAGATGTCTTGAA GGTTGCACAGGCCCTTATTATGGGGACAGTTTCGATTGCCAACTCTTTGGCCTTCACTCCGAACCTGGAAAAAGGTCTGATAGCTGCTAAAACTGTCATGAATATGATTAATAGAATCCCTGAAGTTCGTAACAACCCCAATGCCACTCAGAAGGAGGAA GCAAATGGAAATCTCGAATACTCAAAGGTGCACTTTGCTTATCCTACTAGGGACTACCTACCAGTTCTTAAAGGGCTGGATTTATCGGTTATGCAAGGCAAAACTGTGGCCCTAGTTGGCCCCAGTGGGTGTGGAAAATCAACCATCATACAGCTGTTGGAAAGGTTTTATGACCCTTCTTCTGGCATTGTTTCCCTTGACAATGAAGATATTAAATTGCTGACTCTAAGTTCTTTAAG ATCCCACCTAGGCATTGTCTCTCAAGAACCCAATCTCTTCAGCAAAACCATTAAGGAGAATATTGCCTACGGGAACAATTTACGAACAATATCTGAAGCTGAGATTATTGAGGCTGCCAAGAGTGCTAACATTCACAACTTCATTACGTCCCTACCTCAG GGTTATGAAACAAAACTAGGTGACAAGGGTACCCAGCTCTCTGGTGGCCAAAAGCAAAGAATTGCTATTGCAAGGGCTTTGATTCGAAATCCAAAGGTTCTCCTTCTGGATGAAGCTACTTCTGCCTTGGACGCAGAAAGCGAAAAG atgGTGCAAGAGGCTTTGGATAACGCGAAACAAGGCAGAACGTGCTTGACCATCGCCCATCGCTTGACCACGATACAAGACGCAGATGTCATATGTGTGGTCAACGAAGGCGTAATCGCGGAGCAAGGGACGCATGCCCAATTAATCGAGAAGAGGGGGTTGTATTACCGATTGCACACCCTGCAGCACTGA
- the LOC136344746 gene encoding pancreatic lipase-related protein 2-like isoform X1 gives MSVTVPATVISLSLVAIGLFLAFPTVFRGETLTEDFNVSRDIVDPNGPAVQFVLFTSYNLPIMLEPNNNSTLNSSGFDFGNPTKIITHGFMSSIKNDVFKVIQTAYLETGLYNVIGMDWSKLCQTEYASAMRGAKTAGQQLGDFIHWLTFNGVNIADVHLIGHSLGAHVAGIGADSVKGGRVGRITGLDPAGPGYRDIKEELKLDPQDAQLVDVVHTFMRVIGTARPSGHVDFYPNGGKYQPGCPDITNLAESILCNHGRSYYLFAESIRKPQSFPSTRCSTLDEALASRCLEESQVFMGVRETYKNGLYYFKTRSSPPYSINNTREK, from the exons ATGAGCGTGACTGTGCCTGCAACCGTCATAAGTTTGTCTTTGGTGGCTATAGGACTGTTTCTCGCCTTTCCGA CTGTATTTCGAGGCGAAACACTAACTGAGGACTTTAACGTAAGCCGAGACATTGTTGACCCAAATGGCCCTGCAGTTCAATTTGTTCTCTTCACAAG CTACAACTTGCCGATTATGTTGGAACCCAACAACAACTCGACTCTGAACTCTTCCGGATTCGACTTTGGAAACCCCACTAAGATAATAACTCATGGCTTTATGAGCAGCATCAAGAACGACGTGTTTAAAGTAATCCAAACTG CATACTTAGAAACTGGACTGTATAACGTCATAGGAATGGACTGGTCGAAGCTGTGTCAAACAGAGTACGCATCTGCCATGAGGGGGGCGAAAACTGCTGGACAGCAACTCGGGGATTTTATCCACTGGTTAACTTTCAATGGAGTGAACATCGCGGATGTCCATTTAATCGGACATAGTTTGGGGGCTCATGTGGCGGGAATTGGGGCTGACAGTGTAAAGGGGGGGAGAGTTGGGAGAATCACAG GATTGGATCCTGCCGGTCCTGGCTATAGGGACATAAAAGAAGAATTAAAGCTGGACCCTCAAGACGCGCAACTAGTAGACGTCGTCCATACTTTCATGAGAGTGATCGGTACCGCCCGACCTTCCGGACACGTAGATTTTTATCCTAACGGTGGGAAGTACCAACCGGGATGTCCAGACATCACTAATT TGGCAGAAAGTATATTGTGTAACCATGGGAGGTCATACTATTTATTTGCGGAATCCATTAGAAAGCCCCAGTCGTTTCCGAGTACCCGTTGCAGCACCTTGGATGAGGCGCTGGCTAGTAGATGTTTGGAGGAAAGTCAGGTTTTTATGGGAGTCAGGGAGACTTACAA